A window of Novosphingobium terrae contains these coding sequences:
- a CDS encoding M48 family metallopeptidase, with protein MAAPVVFAASAPLPPPYAGIYQPQGVDEAGWWREDDESERSLAASPLVIRDEKLTAYVKKVLCKTVGNDRCNSVRVYIIREPTFNASMSPNGTLRVFSGLLLRVRSEAELGGVLGHEFGHFERRHTLQHFRSARSGTDMLAWATVLASIAVAASPHSAYAIRDNYHDLQLSVYGNIYRHGRDQEREADHLGISYLNNSSLRPQAFSVVWQNFMAETEASARVRGLQKPNFKAIAFTASHPPDAERAGYLAELAAPEGAGRDEGADRYREALATWLPVFLDDQIKLNDFGGSEFIIESLAQNGWTAGLWFARGELYRTRGNQRDLVNAADFYSRATALDGSMADAFRGLGLSLMKIGQRTEGQAALKTYLKLKPDAGDAKLIGMMVPKEEVVK; from the coding sequence ATGGCAGCGCCAGTCGTCTTTGCGGCTAGCGCACCGCTGCCCCCGCCTTATGCTGGAATATATCAGCCCCAAGGCGTCGATGAAGCTGGCTGGTGGCGTGAGGATGATGAAAGCGAACGTTCTCTTGCTGCATCCCCTTTGGTCATTCGCGACGAAAAGCTGACCGCCTACGTCAAAAAGGTGCTCTGCAAGACTGTCGGGAACGACCGTTGCAACAGCGTCCGCGTCTACATCATCCGCGAGCCAACCTTCAACGCATCAATGTCGCCGAATGGCACCTTGCGGGTGTTCAGTGGCCTTTTATTGCGGGTGCGCAGCGAGGCCGAACTTGGCGGTGTCCTGGGCCACGAATTCGGGCATTTCGAGCGAAGGCACACATTGCAGCATTTCCGGTCGGCAAGATCCGGTACGGACATGCTTGCGTGGGCGACCGTGTTGGCCAGCATTGCCGTGGCAGCTAGCCCGCACAGTGCCTACGCGATCCGCGATAACTACCACGACCTCCAATTGTCTGTTTACGGCAACATCTACCGCCATGGTCGCGACCAGGAGCGCGAGGCCGACCATCTGGGCATTTCCTACCTGAACAACAGCTCGCTTCGCCCCCAGGCATTTTCCGTGGTTTGGCAGAACTTTATGGCCGAGACGGAAGCATCCGCACGTGTCCGGGGGCTTCAAAAGCCCAACTTCAAGGCCATTGCATTTACCGCATCGCATCCCCCTGATGCAGAGAGAGCAGGCTATTTGGCCGAGTTGGCCGCACCGGAAGGAGCCGGGCGGGATGAAGGGGCGGACCGTTACCGCGAGGCGCTTGCCACGTGGCTCCCCGTCTTTCTGGACGATCAGATCAAGCTCAACGATTTCGGGGGAAGCGAATTTATCATCGAATCGCTTGCGCAGAACGGCTGGACTGCCGGTCTGTGGTTCGCGCGAGGCGAACTGTATCGCACGCGAGGCAACCAGCGCGATCTGGTCAATGCCGCTGATTTCTACAGTCGGGCGACAGCGCTGGATGGAAGCATGGCCGATGCTTTTCGCGGACTTGGCCTATCGCTGATGAAGATTGGCCAGCGCACAGAAGGGCAGGCCGCCTTGAAGACCTACCTGAAACTGAAGCCGGACGCTGGCGACGCCAAGCTCATCGGCATGATGGTTCCGAAAGAGGAAGTCGTAAAGTGA
- a CDS encoding EthD family reductase, which produces MFCLFLTFTHTDLAVQLSDVEHAALERLIRSVPLVARAHVLTPAVAKDRYYDDGPPPMLALQLYFTRLEQAEAAIASEGTLQGLFGPDFPSLTAAEASHQVMWTRPFPVEASPPEAAGPSCAFMVHYHGEPDDAHAWHRFYLQHHPAIMATFPQIRDIEIYTKVDWIDTLPSRRVEYFQRNKIVFDSAAALETALTSPTRERMKADRKQFPPFSGGSIHVPMHSKTILG; this is translated from the coding sequence ATGTTCTGCCTGTTTCTTACCTTCACCCACACCGATCTCGCGGTCCAGCTGAGTGATGTCGAGCATGCCGCGCTGGAACGCCTGATCCGGAGCGTGCCGCTGGTGGCGCGGGCGCACGTGCTGACGCCCGCGGTTGCCAAGGATCGCTATTACGACGATGGCCCGCCCCCCATGCTCGCGCTGCAACTCTACTTCACGCGGTTGGAGCAGGCTGAGGCCGCAATCGCTTCGGAAGGCACTTTGCAGGGGCTGTTCGGACCAGATTTTCCCAGTCTCACGGCTGCTGAGGCTAGCCACCAGGTGATGTGGACACGACCGTTTCCCGTTGAGGCATCGCCCCCTGAAGCTGCCGGCCCTAGTTGTGCCTTCATGGTGCATTACCACGGCGAACCCGATGATGCGCATGCATGGCATCGGTTTTACCTGCAGCATCATCCGGCGATCATGGCCACATTTCCGCAAATTCGCGACATCGAAATCTACACCAAGGTCGATTGGATCGATACCTTACCATCGCGCCGCGTCGAATATTTCCAGCGAAACAAGATCGTGTTCGACAGTGCAGCCGCTCTTGAAACCGCGCTGACATCGCCGACGCGCGAACGCATGAAGGCAGATCGCAAGCAGTTTCCTCCCTTCAGCGGCGGCTCCATTCACGTTCCGATGCACTCTAAAACGATCCTGGGCTAG
- a CDS encoding flavin reductase family protein: MDIATSDLTPDRVYKLLVNTIIPRPIALVSTMGPDGTLNAAPFSFFNAFSNAPPLLVIGIEGNSRDDVHPFKDTARNIQDRGEFVVNMVSRSIAEKMLVSSLDFDTGVSEFEQAGFTPRASKQIATPGIAEAPASMECRTFNIQYLPYNRIIVTGEILHMHFADGVIDEHMHIDADAMDLVARLHGASWYSTTRDRFELNRVPVDQWLAQKGGDQQ, encoded by the coding sequence ATGGACATCGCCACTTCCGATTTGACACCTGACCGCGTCTACAAACTGCTGGTCAACACCATCATACCGCGCCCTATCGCCCTTGTTTCGACGATGGGCCCCGATGGGACACTCAATGCTGCTCCCTTCAGCTTTTTCAATGCCTTCAGCAATGCGCCGCCGCTGCTGGTGATCGGCATCGAGGGCAACAGCCGCGACGATGTCCACCCCTTCAAGGACACTGCCCGCAACATCCAGGATCGCGGCGAATTCGTCGTCAACATGGTCAGCCGTTCGATCGCTGAGAAAATGCTGGTGAGTTCGCTCGACTTCGACACGGGCGTCAGCGAGTTTGAACAAGCCGGTTTCACCCCGCGCGCCTCCAAGCAGATTGCCACACCCGGCATCGCCGAAGCACCGGCAAGCATGGAATGTCGTACCTTCAACATTCAGTATCTGCCCTACAACCGGATTATCGTAACTGGCGAGATCCTTCACATGCACTTCGCCGATGGAGTCATCGACGAGCATATGCATATCGATGCTGACGCAATGGATCTGGTGGCACGCCTGCACGGCGCAAGCTGGTACTCGACAACCCGCGACCGTTTCGAACTCAACCGCGTGCCCGTCGATCAATGGTTGGCACAGAAGGGCGGCGATCAACAGTGA
- a CDS encoding IS3 family transposase (programmed frameshift), with translation MSKTTNKFAPEVRARAVRMVLDHESDHPSRWAAIVSIAEKIGCVPQTLFEWVKKAEIDSGKRAGVPTEMADRLKALERENRELRQANEILRKASAYFCPGGARPPVQTMTAFIDAHRDEYGVEPICRVLPIAPSSYRARVAQRSNPELLSDRAREDQRLKPEVMRVFAENFGVYGVRKVWRQMNREGFAVARCTIARLMRDLGLQGVIRGKPVRTTVSNKAAPCPLDHVNRQFHAPAPNMLWVSDFTYVATWAGFVYVAFVIDVYARYIVGWRVSRTAHAGFVLDALEQAIHERRPVHRGGLIHHSDRGSQYVSIRYSERLAEAGIEPSVGSVGDSYDNALAETINGLYKAEVIHRRGPWRSFEAVEYATLEWVDWFNHRRLLEPIGNIPPAEAEELYYAMLDDVSMAA, from the exons ATGAGCAAAACGACGAACAAGTTTGCGCCTGAGGTCCGCGCCCGTGCGGTGCGCATGGTGCTGGATCACGAAAGTGACCATCCTTCTCGCTGGGCAGCCATCGTGTCGATCGCGGAGAAGATAGGCTGCGTTCCCCAGACCCTGTTCGAATGGGTCAAGAAGGCCGAGATCGACAGCGGCAAGCGGGCCGGTGTGCCAACCGAGATGGCAGATCGCCTGAAGGCGCTGGAGCGCGAGAACCGTGAATTGCGCCAGGCCAACGAGATCCTGCGCAAGGCGTCGGCGTATT TTTGCCCAGGCGGAGCTCGACCGCCCGTTCAAACGATGACCGCTTTTATCGATGCGCATCGAGATGAGTATGGGGTCGAGCCGATCTGCAGGGTTCTGCCGATTGCCCCATCCTCCTATCGGGCCCGCGTGGCACAGCGAAGCAATCCAGAGTTGCTGTCGGACCGCGCTCGGGAGGATCAGCGCCTGAAGCCTGAGGTGATGCGCGTCTTCGCTGAGAACTTTGGGGTTTATGGCGTGCGAAAGGTCTGGCGGCAGATGAACCGCGAGGGTTTTGCTGTCGCCCGCTGTACCATCGCGCGTCTGATGCGAGACCTGGGCCTGCAAGGGGTCATCCGGGGCAAGCCCGTGCGCACGACGGTCAGCAACAAGGCCGCGCCATGCCCGCTCGATCACGTCAACCGACAGTTCCATGCCCCGGCGCCCAACATGCTCTGGGTGTCTGACTTCACATATGTCGCGACATGGGCGGGGTTTGTCTACGTGGCCTTCGTGATCGACGTCTATGCTCGTTATATTGTGGGATGGCGGGTCAGTCGCACCGCTCATGCCGGCTTCGTGCTGGATGCGCTGGAACAGGCCATCCATGAGCGCCGCCCGGTGCATCGTGGCGGCCTCATTCACCACAGCGACCGCGGATCGCAATATGTGTCTATTCGCTATTCCGAGCGCTTGGCGGAGGCGGGCATCGAGCCCTCTGTCGGCAGCGTGGGGGATAGCTATGACAATGCTTTGGCCGAGACCATCAACGGCCTCTACAAGGCTGAGGTAATCCACCGGCGCGGGCCATGGCGGTCCTTCGAAGCCGTCGAATATGCCACGCTCGAATGGGTGGACTGGTTCAACCACCGAAGACTGCTTGAACCGATCGGCAACATACCACCTGCCGAGGCCGAAGAACTCTATTACGCCATGCTGGACGACGTCTCCATGGCTGCCTAA
- a CDS encoding GIY-YIG nuclease family protein: protein MSKITQQAALCYPTGHSDGIVTAKLFNWTGRVLMAPRTHLAEALARHEASNSGLYLLLGEIEGEHHAYIGQGEDIGTTIKSHDMDNDWWDRVVFITENSNNLSRSEISYLTSRMMEQARENARIHLSSGMISSPFSIGESGKANMEVFLENLIMVLPSVQVDIFIEKDLTSVSSSL from the coding sequence ATGAGCAAAATAACTCAGCAAGCCGCTCTGTGCTACCCTACTGGGCATTCCGATGGGATAGTTACAGCAAAATTATTCAACTGGACGGGCCGCGTGCTCATGGCTCCGCGAACCCACCTTGCTGAAGCCCTCGCACGCCACGAGGCAAGCAATTCTGGTCTGTATTTGCTTTTGGGTGAAATCGAAGGAGAACACCACGCATATATTGGACAAGGCGAAGACATCGGAACCACTATAAAGTCCCATGATATGGACAATGATTGGTGGGATCGTGTTGTTTTCATTACAGAAAATTCAAACAACCTTAGTAGGTCAGAGATTAGCTATTTGACCTCTCGAATGATGGAGCAGGCAAGAGAAAATGCCCGGATACACTTGAGTAGTGGCATGATTTCATCGCCATTTTCGATTGGCGAGTCCGGAAAAGCCAATATGGAGGTTTTCCTCGAAAACCTCATTATGGTTCTACCTTCTGTTCAGGTAGACATATTTATTGAGAAAGATCTCACCTCCGTGTCATCTTCGCTTTAA
- a CDS encoding GntR family transcriptional regulator yields the protein MRPAIRRSATLREQVVEAVMSELRQGTYKPGTRITEQSLAEMLQVSRTPIREALNQLLEQGILHGRPRGGYVVPSPSAEQIRHIIAVRMLLEPAAVGMAAKEYGAEQIARMDDAIEMEAAATDSPNPAEFAAGNEQFRRAVFDGIANQALWGIIAQFSSHLDLIRSTTLKDIALRQEIIGRQKAVRDAIHAREGDLAEALWRSYLRRSEETLVQALEEIAESLTSDQDA from the coding sequence ATGCGACCCGCCATCAGGAGAAGTGCGACACTGCGAGAGCAGGTTGTCGAGGCGGTCATGTCGGAATTGCGCCAGGGAACCTACAAGCCGGGGACGCGGATCACCGAACAAAGCCTGGCCGAAATGCTTCAGGTTTCCCGCACACCGATCCGCGAGGCGCTAAATCAATTGCTTGAGCAGGGCATTTTGCATGGGCGTCCGCGCGGCGGCTACGTCGTGCCGTCGCCTTCGGCCGAGCAAATCCGGCACATCATCGCGGTGCGCATGCTTCTTGAGCCGGCCGCGGTCGGAATGGCCGCCAAAGAGTATGGCGCCGAACAAATCGCACGCATGGATGATGCCATCGAGATGGAAGCGGCGGCGACGGACAGCCCGAACCCTGCCGAGTTTGCGGCGGGAAATGAGCAATTCCGGCGGGCTGTCTTCGACGGGATCGCCAATCAGGCACTGTGGGGGATCATTGCGCAATTCTCGAGCCATCTCGATTTGATCCGTTCGACGACGCTGAAAGATATCGCGCTTCGTCAGGAGATTATCGGTCGTCAGAAGGCTGTTCGTGATGCGATTCACGCGCGAGAAGGTGATCTGGCCGAGGCCCTCTGGCGTTCCTATTTGAGGAGGAGCGAAGAGACGCTGGTCCAGGCACTCGAGGAAATCGCGGAATCGCTGACGTCGGATCAAGACGCTTGA
- a CDS encoding MFS transporter, which translates to MTASRSPSAFATLMLCFSIIGLEGYDIQAFGVAAPRMMAQLGIGASAQGAIASAAMVGLIIGAFLSGSLSRHFGLRTMLAGATLLFGLCSIGTAFVPGVGGLVAVRCLAGVGFGSALPIVLSIASAAGSHRHRSLIVTIAFCGLPAGAAVVALYARAMGGVVDWHMLFISGGIVPSLLAPLVFLCIPHSAPPQRAATASATSDLFGDNRLLSTLLVWLIFATTLLATYLMLNWLPSLVVAMGLSAQVGSSAAFAFNLASILGAILLSLVVDRLGFRWPLVAAYTLFSLTIVLLAFSHTPDAVLLFSALAGLLIVGPQCAIYALIPRIYPVHARVLGTSAAVGVGRVGSIVGPLIAGQLRAGGLPANDVFLSLAPVPLIAAVAVLILGSRATMTNQPQPAA; encoded by the coding sequence ATGACAGCCTCTCGCTCCCCATCCGCTTTCGCGACCTTGATGCTCTGTTTCTCGATCATCGGGTTGGAGGGCTACGATATCCAGGCATTCGGGGTAGCCGCACCGCGCATGATGGCACAGCTCGGCATTGGCGCCAGCGCGCAGGGCGCCATTGCCAGCGCCGCGATGGTCGGCCTCATCATCGGAGCATTCCTGAGCGGTAGCCTTTCAAGGCACTTCGGCCTCAGGACAATGCTGGCAGGCGCCACCCTGCTCTTCGGCCTTTGCTCAATCGGAACCGCGTTCGTTCCCGGCGTAGGCGGCCTCGTGGCGGTCCGCTGCCTTGCCGGTGTTGGATTTGGCAGCGCCCTGCCCATCGTGCTCTCAATCGCTTCAGCTGCCGGTTCACACCGTCACCGCTCGCTTATCGTGACGATCGCATTCTGCGGACTGCCGGCCGGTGCGGCTGTCGTGGCTCTCTATGCACGCGCCATGGGCGGTGTCGTGGACTGGCACATGCTGTTTATCAGCGGCGGCATTGTGCCCTCCCTGCTTGCTCCACTGGTCTTCCTTTGCATCCCCCACAGCGCCCCGCCGCAGCGCGCGGCGACGGCAAGTGCCACCTCGGATCTGTTCGGCGACAACCGTCTGCTCAGCACTCTTCTGGTCTGGCTGATCTTTGCGACGACGCTGCTTGCAACCTATCTGATGCTCAACTGGCTGCCTTCGCTGGTCGTGGCCATGGGCCTGTCGGCCCAGGTCGGTTCGTCAGCTGCCTTCGCCTTTAACCTCGCCAGCATCTTGGGTGCGATCCTGCTGTCTCTGGTGGTGGATCGCCTTGGTTTCCGCTGGCCGCTGGTTGCCGCCTACACGCTCTTTTCCCTCACGATTGTGCTCCTGGCGTTCAGCCATACGCCCGATGCGGTGCTGCTGTTTTCGGCGCTGGCAGGCCTGCTGATTGTTGGACCGCAATGCGCGATCTATGCGCTCATCCCTCGCATCTATCCCGTCCATGCTCGCGTGCTGGGAACCAGCGCAGCGGTTGGCGTGGGCCGGGTGGGGTCGATTGTTGGCCCGCTGATTGCGGGGCAACTGCGCGCCGGCGGCCTTCCGGCCAATGACGTCTTCCTGTCCCTGGCACCAGTCCCCCTGATCGCTGCAGTTGCAGTCCTCATCCTTGGATCGAGGGCCACAATGACCAACCAACCCCAACCGGCGGCCTGA
- a CDS encoding DUF3761 domain-containing protein gives MRNLLAAIGLVAVALTTSTADARTSHRYVRHATYHSFGPSTGRHYRNADGNSVHSPMQAGSRPAGASAHCRDGSWSFSQHHRGTCSHHGGVESW, from the coding sequence ATGAGAAATCTGCTAGCGGCTATCGGCTTGGTTGCTGTTGCCCTGACCACATCAACTGCTGACGCCCGCACGTCCCATCGCTATGTTCGGCATGCAACATACCATAGCTTCGGGCCGTCGACCGGGCGCCATTACCGCAATGCGGATGGCAATTCGGTGCATAGTCCTATGCAGGCTGGAAGTCGGCCCGCTGGTGCATCCGCGCATTGCCGCGATGGATCGTGGAGTTTCAGCCAGCATCATCGCGGCACCTGCTCGCACCATGGCGGGGTGGAGAGCTGGTGA
- a CDS encoding ImuA family protein yields the protein MRQSAVLEQLREQIATIEGSAAPKAVLPFGLESIDARLPGGGLSCAALHELAGSNALADDAAATVFLAGILARTEGPVFWCLRWRDLFAPALDLAGLSPDRVIYVEAGSDVNVLTAMEECLRHSGLGGVVGEVKALSTTASKRLQLAAEKSGVPAFVFRRALPLDAPASGTAAVTRWRLRAHPSEALGIPSLARPRWALALERVRGDEPQLWIVEGCDATGRIALPAELVDRPDRQEAQAAA from the coding sequence ATGCGCCAGTCCGCCGTCCTTGAACAATTGCGCGAGCAGATCGCCACAATCGAAGGCAGCGCTGCGCCCAAGGCCGTGCTGCCCTTCGGGCTGGAAAGCATCGACGCGCGCCTGCCGGGCGGCGGGCTGTCCTGCGCTGCGCTGCATGAGCTGGCGGGTAGCAATGCTCTAGCCGATGATGCCGCCGCCACCGTTTTCCTGGCCGGCATTCTGGCGCGCACCGAGGGCCCGGTGTTCTGGTGCCTGCGCTGGCGCGACCTCTTTGCCCCCGCCCTCGATCTTGCCGGCCTCTCTCCGGACCGGGTAATCTATGTGGAAGCGGGCAGCGATGTGAATGTGCTCACCGCCATGGAGGAGTGCCTGCGCCATTCGGGCCTGGGCGGCGTGGTGGGCGAGGTCAAAGCTCTCTCAACCACCGCCTCCAAGCGCTTGCAGCTTGCCGCCGAGAAATCCGGCGTGCCCGCCTTCGTCTTCCGCCGCGCTCTGCCGCTCGATGCTCCGGCCTCGGGCACAGCCGCTGTCACGCGCTGGCGCCTGCGCGCCCATCCCAGTGAAGCGCTGGGCATTCCGAGCCTTGCCCGCCCGCGCTGGGCGCTGGCGCTGGAGCGCGTGCGCGGTGATGAACCGCAACTCTGGATCGTGGAGGGCTGTGATGCGACGGGTCGTATCGCTCTTCCTGCCGAACTGGTCGACCGACCGGATCGTCAGGAAGCTCAGGCAGCAGCCTGA
- a CDS encoding acyl-CoA dehydrogenase family protein gives MNSQQVIHPPRRADKLAALVETIAARREEIDRLSHVPRDLVAQMKEVGIFRAGTPKCFGGDASSPADFLPMVEAIATADGSAAWVAAFGSANTYLAALPIETQRKIYETGPDQVFAGALYPVQPAKPAPGGWIATGRWRFASGCKGADWIGAGIATPSAAGDSDKPSLPRMAVAPAHEVEIVDNWEVFGMQGTGSHDIRVENKFYAEEWTFLRGSESLIDETLFRYPPLAYQAQVHAVVNIGLARAALDLVMTMSKEAKIMPGAPRLGDRGYFRLTLAKGEAQWRSIRSFFYETIEQAWDILEAGDPLPDHLSNLLRLSASHAAHGCADIIQSAYRIAGMSAIQKSHRMQQIVRDSLVVTQHASLSEATFDDIGGYLAGTGKGL, from the coding sequence GTGAACAGCCAACAGGTCATCCACCCGCCCCGCCGCGCCGACAAACTTGCCGCGCTGGTCGAAACCATCGCTGCGCGCCGCGAGGAGATCGACCGCCTGTCCCATGTCCCCCGTGACCTCGTCGCACAGATGAAGGAGGTCGGCATTTTCCGTGCGGGCACGCCGAAATGCTTCGGGGGTGACGCATCGTCTCCTGCAGACTTCCTGCCCATGGTCGAGGCGATTGCTACGGCCGACGGCTCGGCGGCCTGGGTCGCAGCCTTTGGTTCGGCAAACACCTATCTTGCGGCGTTGCCGATCGAGACCCAGCGCAAGATCTATGAAACCGGCCCCGATCAGGTCTTTGCTGGAGCGCTCTATCCCGTGCAGCCTGCAAAGCCGGCGCCGGGAGGGTGGATTGCCACAGGCCGTTGGCGTTTTGCCAGCGGTTGCAAAGGGGCCGACTGGATCGGCGCGGGCATCGCGACGCCCTCGGCTGCTGGCGATTCTGACAAGCCCTCGCTCCCTCGCATGGCGGTCGCGCCCGCCCATGAGGTTGAGATTGTCGACAACTGGGAGGTTTTCGGCATGCAGGGCACGGGGAGCCACGACATCCGCGTCGAGAACAAGTTCTATGCTGAGGAATGGACGTTCCTGCGCGGTTCCGAGAGCTTGATCGACGAAACTCTGTTCCGTTATCCCCCGCTCGCCTATCAGGCGCAGGTGCATGCCGTGGTGAACATCGGCCTTGCTCGCGCCGCGCTGGATCTGGTGATGACGATGTCAAAGGAGGCCAAGATTATGCCCGGTGCTCCCCGCCTCGGCGATCGCGGCTATTTCCGCCTTACGTTGGCCAAGGGCGAAGCCCAGTGGCGCAGCATTCGCTCCTTCTTTTACGAGACGATCGAGCAGGCCTGGGACATTCTTGAAGCGGGCGACCCGCTGCCCGACCATCTGAGCAACCTTTTGCGCTTGAGCGCATCGCATGCGGCTCATGGCTGCGCAGACATCATCCAGTCGGCCTATCGCATTGCCGGTATGTCTGCGATCCAGAAGTCGCACCGCATGCAGCAGATCGTTCGGGATTCGCTCGTGGTGACGCAGCATGCGTCTTTGAGCGAAGCGACTTTTGACGACATCGGCGGTTACCTGGCCGGCACCGGCAAAGGTCTTTGA
- a CDS encoding toxin-activating lysine-acyltransferase gives MAQDDQVIEVPTVAASASSEESSGSVGASSINPLQPEMLAKIEAMRSKIQLSMGQVVLAIMDLPRYRHQSLNDLKHIVVQPLLQDRLAIAHSSVVMPDGSTALEKDHIVGIAIWASASDQVDAKISEQIKSNAFPIRLGPDDWVSGENIWLLDVIASDSKAATSVLLNFRKLVGEKTIKIHPMISGLIDQDVLVRLRESSGAGRRKNQTITPNEGK, from the coding sequence GTGGCGCAGGATGATCAAGTAATCGAAGTACCTACTGTGGCAGCTTCCGCCAGCAGCGAGGAGTCTTCCGGATCAGTTGGAGCCTCATCTATCAACCCTTTGCAGCCAGAGATGCTCGCAAAGATCGAAGCTATGCGCTCAAAAATTCAATTAAGCATGGGACAGGTCGTTCTCGCGATCATGGATCTACCCAGGTATCGCCATCAGTCTCTTAATGACCTTAAGCACATCGTCGTCCAGCCGCTTTTGCAAGATCGTCTGGCAATCGCTCATAGCAGTGTTGTAATGCCAGATGGATCGACGGCGTTGGAGAAGGACCACATCGTTGGCATTGCCATTTGGGCGAGCGCCTCAGATCAAGTAGATGCAAAAATCTCCGAGCAAATAAAATCGAACGCTTTCCCGATTAGGTTGGGCCCAGACGATTGGGTAAGCGGCGAAAATATCTGGCTGCTTGATGTAATTGCGAGCGACAGCAAGGCCGCAACTTCTGTATTGTTGAATTTTCGTAAGTTGGTCGGCGAAAAGACCATAAAAATCCACCCAATGATTTCAGGCCTAATCGATCAGGACGTTCTTGTGCGTCTGCGCGAAAGCTCCGGCGCTGGCCGCCGGAAAAATCAAACGATAACTCCGAATGAAGGGAAGTGA